CGCATGGGTGCAGGGGGCAAGGTGGAGGCGCCGTAGGTGTAAGCGCCTAAGTCGGCGTGCAGGCTATTCATGCCGTATTCATAGCCGACATCGAAGGTGAGGCGGTCGATGCGCACCTCCAGCGCGGCGCAGACCGACCAATGGCGCGGCGAATCATCACCGCGGAAGTCAAAAGAGGTCTCAGGGGTGTCAGGCGTGAGGCGTACCCGATAATTGTACTTCATTTTTACCCCACCCATGAGGCTGAGTTGGAAGGGCGACTGCTGCACCAAGTGGCAACCGATAACAATGGGGGCCTCCAGACGAAGCTCGCGCAGCGTCATCGACTGCGGGAAATAGGCCACCGGCACGGCGCCCGGGGAGGCGGAGAGTAGGTTGAACCCGATGCGGCTCTCCGACCGGCTCCACCCCACGGCAGGCTGCAGGAAGACGCGCCGTATGCCGATGCGCAGCGACACCTCCGCCGTGTGTCCCACACCGGAGTGTACCGCCACGTCGCTTACGGTTGTCCCTGCGCCGCCCGGATGGATGGCCGTCAGATCCGGTTGCAAGGCGCAGACGCCGACCTTCACGCCAAGGCGTAGGCGGTCGCTACCGACCTCCGTCGTCTGGGCCCGTGCCCCGGTCATGCAGAGCATGACCCAGAGCAGCGTGCCGATGGTCCGCAAGGTCCGTCGTGCGCCTCGTCCGCCGTTCATCGAGCCGCTACTTCAGTACGATCTCGTCACGGTGAATCTTATGCTCGCAGTAACGACACTGCACCGTGCCGCACTCCTTGTCCGTGACGTAAAAGCGCGACTTCATCGGTTCATTGTTCGTGATGCACTTCGGGTTGTTGCAACGAATAATGTCCGTCAGCTCGTCGGGTAGCTCCACGCGACGTTTTTCCACCACTTCATAGTCGCGGATGGTGTTCAGCACCACATTGGGCGCCACTACGGCAATGCGGTTAATCTCATCCTCCTCAAAAAATTTATCTGCGATCTTGATCACGCCCTTATGCCCCATCTTGGAGCTCTTTAGATTATTCCCGATCGTGATGCGATGGTCCATATGTTCAAGACCTAACAGTTGCGCCACCTTGAAAAGGTGCTCGGATGGAATATGGTCGAGTACCGATCCGTTCTCGATCGCGGCCACTTGCAGTTCGGTTCTTTTCTTCTGTTCAGACATGGGTCGTATGTATATTATAGATGTATAAGCGCGGTGGGGTGGGTTAGTCGTCTACTTCGATGCCGAGCACGTCGCAGATGATCGCTTCGCGGGTGAAGAGTCCGTTGCGGGCCTGCTGAATGTAGTAGGCCTTGGGACTGTCGTCCACGTCGTACGAGATCTCGTTCACGCGGGGCAGCGGGTGCAGCACGCGTAGGTTCTCCCGCGATCCATCAAGCATGCGCCGATGCAGGATGTAGACATTTTTTACACGCTCATATTCCATAGGATCCGTGAAGCGCTCCCGTTGCACACGGGTCATATAGAGTATATCGGTCTGGTTGATGATCTCCTCCGAGAACACGGTGTGCTCATGAAACGCAATGTTGTGCGCCCGACAGAACTGCTTCTGCTCCTCCGGCATAGAGAGCTCGTGGGGCGCAACGAAGTGGAACGTGGGGTGGAAGTGCGACAGGCCGACAATCAGCGAGTGGACCGTACGACCATACTTCAGGTCGCCCACCATCGTCACGGTCAGGTTGTCCAACCTCCCTTGCGTTTTCTGGATCGAGTAGAGATCGAGCAGCGTCTGCGAGGGGTGTTGGTTGGCGCCGTCGCCAGCGTTGATCAGGGGCACATCCGTCACCTCCGAGGCGTAGCGCACGGCCCCCTC
The sequence above is drawn from the Tannerella serpentiformis genome and encodes:
- a CDS encoding outer membrane beta-barrel protein → MNGGRGARRTLRTIGTLLWVMLCMTGARAQTTEVGSDRLRLGVKVGVCALQPDLTAIHPGGAGTTVSDVAVHSGVGHTAEVSLRIGIRRVFLQPAVGWSRSESRIGFNLLSASPGAVPVAYFPQSMTLRELRLEAPIVIGCHLVQQSPFQLSLMGGVKMKYNYRVRLTPDTPETSFDFRGDDSPRHWSVCAALEVRIDRLTFDVGYEYGMNSLHADLGAYTYGASTLPPAPMRISRRTSGLSMSVGVMF
- the pyrI gene encoding aspartate carbamoyltransferase regulatory subunit, whose translation is MSEQKKRTELQVAAIENGSVLDHIPSEHLFKVAQLLGLEHMDHRITIGNNLKSSKMGHKGVIKIADKFFEEDEINRIAVVAPNVVLNTIRDYEVVEKRRVELPDELTDIIRCNNPKCITNNEPMKSRFYVTDKECGTVQCRYCEHKIHRDEIVLK
- the pyrB gene encoding aspartate carbamoyltransferase; the protein is MLNKSLVSIDQCTKADILRIIGNAARFEARPNRDLLRGRVVATLFFEPSTRTRLSFETSVNRLGGRVIGFQDASTTSSTKGETLKDTILMVSNYADVIIMRHYLEGAVRYASEVTDVPLINAGDGANQHPSQTLLDLYSIQKTQGRLDNLTVTMVGDLKYGRTVHSLIVGLSHFHPTFHFVAPHELSMPEEQKQFCRAHNIAFHEHTVFSEEIINQTDILYMTRVQRERFTDPMEYERVKNVYILHRRMLDGSRENLRVLHPLPRVNEISYDVDDSPKAYYIQQARNGLFTREAIICDVLGIEVDD